A section of the Opitutaceae bacterium genome encodes:
- a CDS encoding chemotaxis protein CheB, with the protein MAHHNLRVTEASNFASAGNIAPLPHAARRLVLLGASTGGTDALQKILPRLPSDFPPIAIVQHIPALFSRALAQRLDSQCRIAVREAADGDRLLPGLALIAPGNHHLLVDCDSGGYCVRVVGGPHIWHQRPAVDILFRSAAERAGPHVIAGLLTGMGRDGADGLRRLREKGALTFAQDEASSAVYGMPRAAWETGAARHRIPLESIAAHLISCAGTVPAVHPFSPATSSPALSAHAHG; encoded by the coding sequence ATGGCGCACCACAACCTTCGCGTGACAGAGGCCTCCAACTTTGCTTCCGCCGGGAACATAGCGCCGCTCCCGCACGCGGCGCGCCGCCTGGTCCTGCTCGGGGCGTCAACCGGCGGCACCGATGCCCTGCAGAAAATCCTTCCCCGCCTGCCGTCCGATTTCCCGCCGATCGCGATCGTCCAGCACATCCCCGCCCTGTTTTCCAGGGCCCTCGCCCAGCGGCTCGACTCACAGTGCCGGATTGCCGTGCGCGAGGCGGCTGACGGCGACCGGCTGCTTCCAGGTCTTGCGCTCATTGCGCCCGGAAACCATCACCTGCTGGTCGACTGCGACTCCGGAGGCTATTGCGTCCGCGTTGTCGGTGGGCCGCACATCTGGCACCAGCGTCCCGCGGTCGACATCCTGTTCAGATCAGCCGCCGAAAGAGCCGGCCCGCACGTCATCGCCGGATTGCTCACGGGAATGGGCCGCGACGGAGCCGACGGACTACGGCGATTGCGCGAAAAGGGTGCGCTGACATTTGCCCAGGATGAAGCCAGCTCCGCGGTCTACGGCATGCCCCGCGCCGCATGGGAAACCGGAGCAGCCCGGCACCGCATACCGCTCGAAAGCATCGCCGCCCACCTCATTTCCTGCGCCGGCACGGTACCGGCCGTGCATCCCTTCTCCCCGGCTACCAGTAGCCCAGCCCTTTCCGCACATGCCCACGGTTGA
- a CDS encoding protein-glutamate O-methyltransferase CheR: protein MLDRDYQYIRELVYQHSRIHLGPRKKELVSARLGHRLRATNLTSIGEYCRYLQGRAGGDELSHLIDAISTHHTYFFREPKHFDFLTETVVPEMIALRQGKAWPAFKVWCAACSTGEEPYSIAISLMRALGNVKPAWPVHIEATDISHRVLQRARVGIYSKESMKNVPARLARSCFQKGFGPQEGYFRVKSCFQESVTFRQMNLLEGPPPFSDRFHVIFCRNVMIYFDRATRQDLVRRLGDLLVPGGYLIVGHAESLTGIRHDLEQVESAVYRSPL, encoded by the coding sequence ATGCTCGACCGCGATTATCAGTACATCCGGGAGCTGGTTTACCAGCACAGTCGCATCCATCTTGGGCCACGAAAAAAGGAATTGGTGAGCGCCCGGCTGGGACACCGGCTCAGGGCGACGAACCTGACGTCAATCGGTGAGTACTGCCGCTACCTCCAGGGCAGGGCGGGAGGGGATGAGTTGTCGCATCTCATCGACGCGATATCGACTCACCACACCTACTTTTTCCGCGAACCGAAGCATTTCGACTTTCTCACGGAGACCGTGGTTCCTGAGATGATCGCCCTGCGCCAGGGAAAGGCGTGGCCGGCATTCAAGGTCTGGTGTGCGGCCTGCTCGACGGGTGAGGAACCCTACTCCATCGCCATTTCGCTGATGCGGGCGCTCGGGAATGTCAAACCCGCCTGGCCCGTCCATATCGAGGCCACGGACATTTCCCATCGCGTTCTTCAGCGCGCTCGCGTCGGCATCTACTCGAAGGAGTCCATGAAGAATGTACCGGCCCGGCTTGCGAGAAGCTGTTTCCAGAAGGGCTTCGGACCACAGGAGGGCTACTTTCGCGTGAAATCCTGCTTCCAGGAATCCGTCACGTTCCGGCAGATGAATCTGCTGGAAGGCCCGCCACCCTTCTCGGACCGGTTTCACGTGATCTTCTGCCGCAACGTCATGATCTATTTCGATCGGGCCACCCGGCAGGACCTCGTGCGGCGACTTGGCGATCTGCTCGTGCCGGGAGGCTATCTCATCGTGGGGCATGCTGAAAGCCTCACCGGAATCCGCCACGATCTGGAGCAGGTGGAGTCCGCGGTCTACCGAAGCCCCCTCTAG
- the flgB gene encoding flagellar basal body rod protein FlgB: MVDPIFQSANYQLARKLLDASVLRQSAIASNIANAETPGFRRLDLSPDFAAQLKSRLADGRQDFSGVNPVLAEDAQARAVRPDGNSVEVEKELLEMNRNTVEYEFLTDLVSRNIKQLRLAITGRAV; this comes from the coding sequence ATGGTTGATCCGATCTTTCAGTCCGCCAACTACCAGCTTGCGCGCAAGTTGCTGGACGCGTCGGTCCTGAGGCAGAGTGCGATCGCATCGAACATAGCCAATGCGGAGACTCCCGGGTTCAGACGTCTCGATCTCTCGCCGGATTTTGCAGCCCAGCTGAAGTCGCGCCTGGCGGATGGGCGTCAGGATTTTTCAGGTGTGAACCCGGTGCTGGCCGAGGACGCGCAGGCTCGCGCGGTTCGCCCCGACGGAAACTCCGTCGAGGTTGAAAAGGAGCTGCTCGAGATGAATCGCAATACGGTCGAGTACGAATTCCTGACAGACCTCGTGAGCAGAAACATCAAGCAACTGCGGCTGGCCATAACAGGCCGTGCGGTGTGA
- the flgC gene encoding flagellar basal body rod protein FlgC, which translates to MNLIGAIDVTSGALNAQRTRLDVVAQNIANAQTTHGIDGAPYQRRMVSFETELLRKQGTPGAALQTVRVGEITTDKSPGQRVYDPQHPDAGADGMVQLPNVNLAYEMVDLITATRAYEANLSVAKNARQMAIKALEIGR; encoded by the coding sequence ATGAATCTCATCGGTGCGATTGATGTAACGTCCGGAGCCCTCAATGCGCAGCGCACGCGCCTTGATGTCGTGGCGCAGAACATCGCCAATGCGCAGACAACCCATGGCATCGATGGCGCGCCCTACCAGCGCCGCATGGTGTCATTTGAAACCGAGCTGCTTCGCAAGCAGGGAACACCTGGCGCGGCGCTGCAGACGGTGCGCGTGGGTGAGATCACGACCGACAAGTCGCCGGGCCAGCGCGTCTACGATCCCCAGCATCCGGATGCCGGCGCGGATGGCATGGTGCAGCTACCCAATGTGAATCTCGCGTATGAAATGGTCGACTTGATCACGGCCACGCGTGCGTATGAGGCCAATCTCTCCGTGGCAAAGAACGCGCGCCAGATGGCCATCAAGGCGCTTGAAATCGGCCGTTAA
- the fliE gene encoding flagellar hook-basal body complex protein FliE, with protein sequence MSLIGSISGVQHAVPQRLSGTGSVEGPFPALSPKGGGAIPLTDAQPASFSSIFETMVAAVDAKQSEAQALTRQVLLGQNDQLHSSVIAMQEAGVAFQLMVEVRNKLVDSYQELMRMPV encoded by the coding sequence ATGTCACTCATCGGTTCCATCAGTGGTGTCCAGCACGCCGTCCCCCAGCGCCTCTCGGGCACAGGTTCTGTCGAGGGGCCATTCCCAGCGCTCTCCCCGAAGGGCGGCGGAGCCATTCCGCTGACGGACGCGCAGCCGGCGAGCTTCAGCTCGATCTTCGAGACCATGGTCGCCGCGGTGGATGCCAAACAGTCGGAGGCCCAGGCTTTGACGCGGCAGGTGCTGCTCGGCCAGAACGACCAGCTTCACTCCAGCGTCATCGCCATGCAGGAGGCCGGTGTTGCGTTTCAACTGATGGTCGAGGTCCGCAACAAACTCGTGGACTCCTATCAGGAACTGATGCGCATGCCGGTGTAG
- the fliF gene encoding flagellar M-ring protein FliF, whose translation MKSFATSLLGLWKQLGLNQRVTLSVATAALVAGLIALVMWSRQPDYQLLYGRLSEKDASQIVSALQSQNIPHRVTNGGGTIYVPADQVHRLRMELAGKGVPTGDGVGFEIFDKGQFGLSDFVQRTNYLRALQGELGRTVSQLDGVRSARVMIVQPENRLLLTGQGVKPTASVFVELAGSRLDVEAVNSIRHLVANAVQGLDPDEVAVVDQKGRVLSEDLRQDPLLSTASSQMRYRQQIEDYLAKKVETMLVPVLGNGNAVVRVSAEIDTESTTMMQEKFDPDGQVVRSQTSTDDISNSTERHNVGVVGVTANTPDKPGTTTAEAARPTNVTESNRKNRTTSYEINRSVTNTTRQPGSVKNITASVFVAQRMVAAPAAADGKPAAPVPQPRTPEELQALRQIVLNALGVKPAAGQPIESVVTLQEVPFQSEPVSAGIERIESATRVQGWIEGASRYIAVAVALGVLAVFWRMLGRQKPETVPVELLTVDPRSAQHQIQGGAALTPELLNDLIRQKPANIGTALRDWVAVKKT comes from the coding sequence ATGAAATCATTTGCCACCTCCCTCCTCGGACTCTGGAAACAACTCGGCCTCAATCAGCGCGTCACCCTCTCTGTCGCCACCGCCGCACTGGTGGCGGGTCTGATCGCGCTGGTCATGTGGTCGCGACAGCCCGACTACCAGCTTCTCTACGGCCGGCTTTCGGAAAAGGACGCCTCGCAGATCGTGAGCGCACTGCAGTCGCAAAACATCCCGCACCGCGTGACCAATGGCGGGGGCACGATCTACGTGCCGGCGGACCAGGTGCATCGCCTGCGCATGGAACTCGCGGGCAAGGGCGTGCCCACCGGCGACGGCGTGGGCTTCGAGATCTTCGACAAGGGCCAGTTCGGTCTCTCGGATTTTGTGCAGCGGACAAACTATCTCCGCGCCCTGCAGGGGGAGCTCGGCCGAACCGTCAGCCAGCTCGACGGCGTTCGCAGCGCCCGGGTGATGATCGTCCAGCCTGAGAACCGCCTGCTGCTCACAGGCCAGGGGGTCAAACCCACGGCCTCGGTTTTCGTTGAACTCGCCGGCTCGCGTCTCGACGTGGAGGCGGTGAACAGCATCCGGCATCTCGTGGCCAATGCGGTCCAGGGCCTCGATCCGGACGAGGTGGCCGTGGTCGACCAGAAGGGCAGGGTGCTTTCCGAGGACCTGCGGCAGGACCCCCTGCTCAGCACCGCCTCTTCGCAGATGCGTTATCGCCAGCAGATCGAGGACTACCTCGCGAAGAAGGTGGAAACGATGCTGGTCCCGGTGCTCGGAAATGGAAACGCCGTCGTGCGCGTCTCCGCCGAAATCGACACGGAATCCACGACGATGATGCAGGAAAAATTTGACCCGGATGGTCAGGTCGTGCGCTCGCAGACGAGCACGGATGACATTTCCAACTCCACCGAACGGCACAATGTCGGCGTCGTCGGCGTCACCGCCAACACCCCTGACAAGCCGGGCACGACAACGGCCGAAGCGGCGCGCCCGACAAACGTGACCGAATCCAATCGCAAGAACCGCACGACTAGCTACGAGATCAACCGCTCCGTCACCAACACCACCCGTCAGCCGGGTTCGGTGAAGAACATCACGGCCTCCGTCTTTGTCGCGCAGCGGATGGTCGCCGCACCTGCCGCCGCCGACGGAAAACCCGCTGCGCCCGTGCCGCAGCCCCGCACCCCGGAGGAACTCCAGGCCTTGCGGCAGATCGTCCTGAACGCGCTCGGCGTGAAACCGGCCGCTGGACAGCCGATCGAGTCCGTGGTGACGCTTCAGGAGGTTCCCTTCCAGTCGGAACCTGTCTCGGCCGGCATCGAACGCATTGAGTCCGCCACACGCGTCCAGGGATGGATCGAGGGCGCGAGCCGCTACATTGCCGTCGCTGTCGCGCTCGGCGTCCTGGCTGTCTTCTGGAGGATGCTCGGCCGCCAGAAGCCGGAGACCGTCCCGGTAGAGCTCCTGACGGTGGATCCGCGCAGCGCGCAGCACCAGATCCAGGGAGGCGCCGCGCTCACACCCGAGCTGCTCAACGATCTCATCAGGCAGAAGCCGGCGAACATTGGAACGGCCCTGCGCGACTGGGTCGCCGTGAAGAAGACGTAG
- the fliG gene encoding flagellar motor switch protein FliG, giving the protein MATSTATESSAPAAIDYGKLTRLQKLAVFLIVVGTDSAAQVLKMFDDSEIEQVCREMSQFPMVPDSLRRQVLDEFSPIIGESMDSSLGGLDYARQAIERVRGDYKANSILSRVGIAQGGTSLDVIQEIAEMEGRQIYNLIKDEQPQTVSFVLSYLNVEKAREIFMLLSPEIREDVVERLGTIESTSLDLVGKIVRSLGKHFDTKARPTFHRSGGVRAVADLLNSIDKETSKGLLARVEERNSALGSAIRKKMFSFEDLIRLQAADLQRVLREVDSQNLATSMKSASESLKDKIYGAISKRAAESLRDEISMLGPVRLKDVEMAQEAIIQVVRRLEEEGSISLDGAEAAVVA; this is encoded by the coding sequence ATGGCAACAAGCACAGCGACTGAATCGTCCGCACCCGCGGCAATCGACTACGGCAAGCTGACCCGGCTGCAGAAGCTCGCGGTGTTTCTCATCGTCGTCGGCACGGACTCCGCCGCCCAGGTGCTGAAGATGTTCGACGATTCCGAGATCGAGCAGGTGTGTCGGGAAATGAGCCAGTTTCCGATGGTGCCCGACAGCCTGCGCAGGCAGGTGCTGGATGAATTCTCCCCGATCATCGGCGAAAGCATGGACTCATCCCTGGGAGGACTCGACTACGCGCGGCAGGCGATCGAACGCGTGAGGGGTGATTACAAGGCCAACTCCATCCTCAGCCGCGTCGGCATCGCGCAGGGTGGAACCTCGCTCGATGTGATCCAGGAGATCGCGGAGATGGAGGGCCGGCAGATTTACAACCTGATCAAGGACGAACAGCCGCAGACAGTCTCCTTCGTGCTTTCCTATCTCAACGTGGAGAAGGCCAGGGAGATTTTCATGCTGCTGTCTCCCGAGATTCGCGAGGACGTGGTCGAGAGACTCGGAACCATCGAAAGCACATCGCTCGACCTGGTCGGAAAAATAGTGCGCAGTCTGGGCAAGCATTTCGACACGAAGGCGCGTCCGACCTTTCACCGCAGCGGAGGCGTGCGCGCTGTCGCCGACCTGCTCAACAGCATCGACAAGGAAACCTCCAAGGGCCTGCTCGCCCGCGTGGAGGAGCGCAACAGCGCGCTGGGATCGGCCATTCGCAAGAAGATGTTCAGCTTCGAGGATCTGATCCGGCTCCAGGCGGCGGATCTCCAGCGCGTGCTGCGCGAGGTGGACTCGCAGAATCTGGCCACGTCGATGAAGTCCGCCAGCGAGTCGCTGAAGGACAAGATCTACGGGGCGATTTCGAAGCGCGCCGCGGAAAGCCTGCGCGACGAGATTTCCATGCTCGGGCCGGTGCGTCTCAAGGACGTCGAAATGGCCCAGGAGGCCATCATCCAGGTCGTGCGCCGGCTCGAGGAGGAAGGCTCAATTTCGCTCGATGGCGCCGAGGCGGCCGTTGTCGCCTGA
- a CDS encoding flagellar biosynthesis protein has translation MASTFRKLIAFDRPLSSATIPGLSGRQFSESEVAAARVAGFQEGADSARAFASQQLVDFRAEVQALQDGVFSRLADVDAAVVRQVHALLPNLVMDIVQRLLAGFEPPAEAVDRICSETLSQLYPETENLELMVSPQDAAVLEKISPAWTSRYPGLRITAAPSLSPGDCQVRSRFGITDARLSSKLDTLGREFLAAG, from the coding sequence ATGGCCTCCACTTTCCGAAAACTCATCGCCTTCGACCGGCCGCTTTCCTCGGCGACCATTCCCGGGCTGTCGGGACGGCAGTTCAGCGAGAGCGAGGTCGCCGCTGCGCGTGTCGCCGGCTTCCAGGAGGGGGCGGATTCGGCGCGCGCCTTCGCGAGCCAGCAACTGGTTGATTTTCGAGCGGAGGTTCAGGCGCTTCAGGACGGGGTTTTCAGCAGGCTCGCCGATGTCGATGCCGCAGTTGTCCGGCAGGTGCACGCCCTGCTGCCGAATCTGGTCATGGATATTGTCCAGCGACTGCTTGCCGGATTCGAGCCGCCAGCGGAGGCGGTGGACCGGATATGCTCCGAGACGCTCAGCCAGCTCTACCCGGAGACCGAGAATCTCGAACTCATGGTCAGCCCGCAGGATGCCGCGGTGCTGGAAAAAATTTCCCCTGCATGGACAAGCCGCTATCCGGGGCTGCGGATAACCGCGGCTCCGTCGCTGTCCCCCGGAGACTGCCAGGTTCGCAGCCGGTTCGGCATCACCGATGCGCGGTTGAGCTCAAAACTGGACACCCTGGGGAGGGAGTTCCTCGCCGCCGGTTGA
- a CDS encoding FliI/YscN family ATPase, with amino-acid sequence MPADITPIFEDLRVQLRTMPAVRRLGRVTSVTGLIVESEGPNVGLGELCKLRSDRGEFDFLAEVVGFRGQHVLLMPLGEMTGLHAGAEVMAFDLPPLPARGPQLLGRVLDALGRPIDGLGPIRTQRGDVTSSKPPHPLRRRRIHDAFVTGVRAIDAFVPLGRGQRVGLFAGSGVGKSTLLSMIARGADADVVVVGLIGERGRELREFIEKDLGDDGLARSVIVCSTSDTPAPLRMRAAYTATAIAESYRDAGANVLLLMDSVTRFAMAQREIGLAVGEPPATRGYTPSVFALLPRLLERAGAGETGTITALYTVLVEGDDMNEPVADAVRGILDGHIVLSRSLAQANHYPAIDVLESVSRLTNDICSAEEISASGRGREHLAIYRKNEDLITIGAYQKGANPALDQAVSLHEPLRGFLRQPVDDRSERAETFASLKRIVG; translated from the coding sequence ATGCCCGCCGACATCACACCGATCTTCGAGGATCTACGCGTGCAGCTCCGCACGATGCCGGCGGTGCGCCGTCTCGGCAGGGTCACAAGTGTCACCGGCCTGATCGTCGAGAGCGAAGGACCGAACGTGGGGCTGGGCGAACTGTGCAAGCTGCGGTCCGACCGCGGTGAGTTTGATTTTCTGGCGGAGGTCGTCGGATTCCGCGGCCAGCATGTGCTGTTGATGCCGCTGGGTGAAATGACCGGCCTGCACGCGGGCGCCGAGGTGATGGCTTTTGATCTTCCTCCGCTGCCCGCGCGCGGACCGCAGCTGCTCGGCAGGGTGCTGGATGCGCTGGGCCGCCCGATCGACGGGCTGGGACCGATCCGCACGCAGCGGGGGGACGTCACCTCGTCGAAGCCCCCGCATCCGCTGAGACGCCGGCGCATACACGATGCCTTTGTCACGGGTGTCCGCGCGATCGACGCCTTTGTGCCGCTCGGACGCGGACAGCGCGTGGGGCTCTTCGCCGGATCCGGCGTGGGCAAGTCGACGCTGCTTTCCATGATCGCGAGAGGCGCCGACGCCGATGTCGTGGTTGTCGGCCTGATCGGTGAGCGCGGCCGCGAGCTCAGGGAGTTCATCGAGAAGGACCTGGGTGACGACGGACTCGCCCGCTCCGTGATTGTCTGCTCAACCAGTGACACGCCCGCTCCTCTGCGCATGCGCGCGGCCTACACGGCCACGGCGATTGCGGAGTCCTATCGCGACGCCGGGGCCAACGTGCTGCTGCTCATGGACAGCGTGACCCGCTTTGCAATGGCCCAGCGCGAGATCGGGCTGGCGGTCGGTGAACCGCCCGCGACGCGTGGCTACACGCCCAGCGTCTTTGCGCTTCTGCCGCGACTGCTCGAACGCGCGGGAGCGGGGGAGACGGGCACCATCACCGCGCTTTACACGGTCCTTGTTGAAGGCGACGACATGAATGAGCCGGTTGCCGATGCGGTTCGAGGCATCCTCGACGGCCACATCGTGCTTTCGCGATCCCTTGCGCAGGCGAACCACTACCCGGCGATCGACGTGCTTGAGAGTGTGTCCCGCCTCACCAACGACATCTGTTCCGCTGAGGAAATCTCCGCGAGCGGGCGAGGACGCGAGCATCTCGCCATTTATCGGAAGAACGAGGACCTGATCACAATCGGGGCGTACCAGAAGGGTGCGAATCCCGCGCTGGATCAGGCGGTCAGCCTGCATGAGCCGCTGCGCGGATTTCTCAGGCAGCCGGTCGACGATCGTTCGGAGCGCGCCGAGACGTTTGCCAGCTTGAAACGCATTGTCGGCTGA
- a CDS encoding flagellar FliJ family protein codes for MRRFKFPLKSVIVVREAREARARDAFLAAVHAAIAAERELECLVAERASIERVLIAERQSSFRAAEQAGFLQSLHRVESREALARDAVRKAQEFREWQRQAWLEARRDVRLIEKLRTTALEKFRRDFEREAQRILDDHTGAAVARESSAFATNSVLPT; via the coding sequence ATGAGACGCTTCAAGTTTCCACTCAAGTCTGTGATCGTTGTCCGCGAGGCCCGTGAAGCCCGGGCGCGGGATGCATTTCTTGCGGCGGTGCACGCGGCGATCGCCGCCGAGCGCGAGCTCGAGTGCCTGGTCGCCGAACGCGCGTCGATCGAAAGGGTCCTCATTGCTGAACGCCAGTCGTCCTTTCGGGCCGCTGAACAGGCCGGCTTTCTCCAATCGCTTCATCGTGTGGAATCCCGGGAGGCCCTGGCGCGCGACGCGGTACGCAAGGCGCAGGAATTCCGCGAATGGCAGAGGCAGGCGTGGCTGGAGGCCAGGCGGGATGTCCGCCTGATCGAGAAACTGAGGACGACGGCGCTCGAGAAGTTTCGCCGCGACTTTGAACGCGAGGCCCAGCGCATCCTCGACGACCACACCGGCGCCGCCGTTGCCCGGGAATCAAGCGCATTCGCCACCAACTCCGTGCTCCCGACATGA
- a CDS encoding flagellar hook-basal body complex protein has protein sequence MSLIGTLTSGVSAMRTFTKGLEVIGNNIANVNTIGYKSTRAVYADSFSDTLKGAAPSTATTSNQSALQIGTGVKLAAVVARYTQGSLNTTGVSTDLGISGNGYFRVQNPVDSQEYVTRAGAFRIDDSGYLVTSQGYRVLGLTGGVAGTPPATLGPIRLATLAPTDPQRKEISIDRTGNLIEFYADGTSVTTNQVLLQNFADPSSLVREADNLFSGMLTAGPIGGATMTAANNTPSGNGLGSIESGALELSNVDLTEEFSNLITTQRSFQASSRLVTVSDSVLEDIVNLKR, from the coding sequence ATGTCACTCATCGGAACACTCACCTCGGGCGTCAGCGCCATGAGAACCTTCACCAAGGGCCTCGAGGTCATTGGCAACAACATCGCCAACGTCAACACGATCGGCTACAAGAGCACGCGTGCCGTTTATGCGGACAGCTTCAGCGACACCTTGAAAGGCGCTGCTCCCTCCACGGCAACCACGTCCAATCAGTCCGCCCTGCAGATTGGCACGGGCGTAAAGCTCGCGGCCGTTGTGGCGCGTTACACCCAGGGGTCGCTCAACACGACGGGTGTCTCCACCGATCTCGGCATTTCGGGCAACGGCTATTTCCGGGTGCAGAATCCGGTCGACAGCCAGGAGTACGTCACGCGCGCCGGAGCGTTTCGCATCGACGACAGCGGTTATCTGGTGACTTCCCAGGGCTACCGCGTTCTCGGTCTGACCGGCGGTGTGGCCGGGACTCCGCCGGCGACGCTGGGACCCATCCGTCTCGCCACGCTGGCGCCGACGGATCCGCAGCGGAAGGAGATCTCCATCGACCGCACGGGAAATCTCATCGAATTCTACGCCGACGGCACGTCGGTCACGACGAACCAGGTCCTGCTCCAGAATTTTGCCGATCCATCCTCGCTCGTGCGTGAGGCGGACAACCTCTTCTCCGGCATGCTCACGGCGGGTCCGATCGGCGGGGCGACCATGACGGCCGCAAACAATACACCGAGTGGAAACGGGCTCGGTAGCATCGAAAGCGGTGCGCTCGAGCTGTCGAACGTCGATCTCACCGAAGAGTTTTCCAACCTGATCACGACCCAACGGTCCTTTCAGGCGAGCTCCCGTCTCGTGACGGTGTCGGACTCGGTTCTCGAGGACATCGTCAATCTGAAGCGCTGA
- a CDS encoding flagellar basal body-associated FliL family protein yields the protein MAAKTEAPPAATPSGEADAPEAKAPGMLSKLVPIIAVVVLAPVASWGVAKYVIIPQLKHELSSLSAEGSAPAGHGEAPAAAKAEKESGGHGKKAAASTGEGNSYTFENVVVNLAGTMGTRYLKATFMVSGSDAGLRSQFESNKPKMVDVALNVLSALTLTDLEEPGSKNIIREKLMGAFNQALGRKVAEQIYFSDFVVQ from the coding sequence ATGGCTGCCAAGACAGAAGCTCCTCCTGCGGCAACACCTTCGGGTGAGGCAGACGCACCCGAAGCTAAAGCGCCGGGCATGCTCTCCAAGCTGGTTCCGATCATCGCTGTTGTTGTGCTGGCCCCCGTGGCATCGTGGGGTGTCGCGAAGTACGTGATCATTCCACAGCTCAAGCACGAGCTCTCGTCGCTTTCGGCTGAAGGGTCCGCCCCTGCCGGTCATGGGGAGGCGCCTGCTGCCGCCAAGGCCGAGAAGGAGTCGGGGGGCCATGGCAAGAAGGCGGCTGCTTCAACCGGGGAGGGCAACAGCTACACCTTTGAGAACGTTGTCGTGAATCTTGCGGGCACGATGGGCACGCGCTATCTCAAGGCGACCTTCATGGTTTCCGGCTCCGACGCGGGCCTGCGCTCCCAGTTCGAGTCGAACAAGCCGAAGATGGTGGACGTTGCGTTGAATGTCCTTTCGGCACTCACGCTCACCGATCTGGAGGAGCCCGGCTCCAAGAACATCATCCGTGAAAAGCTGATGGGTGCCTTCAACCAGGCGCTTGGCAGGAAGGTTGCCGAACAGATCTATTTCTCGGACTTCGTCGTGCAGTAA
- a CDS encoding flagellar motor switch protein FliM: MAEENSNPVPEVLDQGEIDRLLATSVEAPKPVVFRSDGRRLQGSEVSKIEVYDFRNPVFLAEAELRRLRMLHEEFIRYLSARLSLFLRMELGLKMAKLTTVSYGKFTESLPSPTHICLFKTDPLPGVGILDINPRLALSIVDRMLGGSGKSVPLERYLTEIEVTLLEDILVMILEEWCAQWKDVRELHPSLIGHESNGRFLQTSTKDAVVLTLTMEATFGDCSEQIQIGIPYFTIDPLVKHLQASREKEGTPAAKAQKAEWKPVYEHISIPVRAEWDAFELSLREIAELRVGDIIELPSEIVDRTTVTLNGTPKFTGTVGLDGEAVVVKLSQKISQEHAPKPKHHGR, encoded by the coding sequence ATGGCGGAAGAAAACAGCAACCCCGTGCCGGAGGTCCTGGACCAGGGCGAGATCGACCGCCTGCTGGCGACGTCGGTCGAGGCGCCGAAACCAGTGGTGTTCCGCTCCGATGGGCGGCGCCTGCAGGGCTCGGAAGTCTCCAAGATTGAAGTCTACGACTTTCGGAATCCGGTCTTCCTAGCCGAGGCGGAACTGCGGCGTCTGCGCATGCTGCACGAGGAGTTCATCCGCTATCTTTCCGCGCGGCTGTCGCTCTTTCTCCGCATGGAGCTCGGCCTGAAGATGGCGAAACTCACAACGGTGTCGTACGGCAAGTTCACCGAATCGCTGCCGAGTCCGACGCATATCTGCCTCTTCAAGACCGACCCTCTGCCCGGAGTCGGCATTCTCGACATTAATCCGCGCCTGGCGCTTTCGATCGTCGACCGGATGCTTGGCGGCAGCGGAAAGTCCGTGCCGCTGGAGCGCTACCTCACGGAAATCGAAGTCACGCTGCTCGAGGACATCCTTGTCATGATTCTCGAGGAATGGTGCGCGCAGTGGAAGGACGTCCGGGAGCTGCATCCCTCACTCATAGGCCATGAAAGCAACGGCCGGTTCCTTCAGACCTCGACCAAGGACGCGGTTGTCCTAACCCTGACAATGGAGGCGACCTTCGGCGACTGTTCCGAGCAGATTCAGATCGGCATTCCGTACTTCACGATCGACCCGCTGGTGAAGCACCTGCAGGCCTCCAGGGAGAAGGAGGGCACGCCTGCGGCAAAGGCCCAGAAGGCGGAATGGAAGCCGGTCTATGAGCACATTTCGATTCCGGTGCGTGCGGAATGGGATGCCTTCGAGCTTTCCCTCCGTGAAATCGCGGAACTCCGGGTCGGGGACATCATCGAGCTTCCCTCCGAGATTGTCGACCGCACGACCGTCACCCTGAACGGTACACCAAAATTTACCGGCACCGTCGGACTCGATGGTGAGGCGGTTGTCGTGAAACTCAGCCAGAAGATTTCGCAGGAGCATGCTCCCAAGCCCAAGCACCATGGAAGATAA